From Oreochromis aureus strain Israel breed Guangdong linkage group 4, ZZ_aureus, whole genome shotgun sequence, a single genomic window includes:
- the pgls gene encoding 6-phosphogluconolactonase: MAGRRVLVFPSSAELGPVLAQLVTSRAEKAISSHGRFTLGLSGGSLVSMLSKELLALSELDCSKWLVGFCDERLVSFDDPESTYGLYKSQLFSKINIPESGILTIDCSLPVNECAEDYTRKLKEVFPDDNFPVFDLLLLGMGPDGHTCSLFPDHPLLEETKKIVAPISDSPKPPPQRVTMTFPVVNSARCVAFISTGGSKAPVLKEVLEDGEASPFPAARVVPTKGELFWLVDEPAAASLTIQVERLGSGAKL; this comes from the exons ATGGCTGGAAGGAGAGTCCTGGTCTTCCCCTCATCAGCAGAGCTCGGTCCAGTCCTGGCCCAGCTGGTGACTTCACGGGCTGAGAAGGCCATCAGCTCTCATGGCAGGTTCACTCTGGGACTCTCTGGGGGAAGCCTTGTGTCCATGCTTAGCAAAGAGCTGCTTGCCCTgtcagagctggactgcagcAAGTGGTTGGTCGGTTTCTGCGACGAGCGCCTGGTTTCCTTTGACGATCCAGAGAGCACCTACGGGCTGTACAAG AGTCAGTTATTTTCCAAGATCAACATCCCCGAAAGTGGGATCTTGACGATCGACTGTTCTCTGCCAGTAAACGAGTGCGCTGAGGATTACACGCGTAAACTGAAAGAG gtcttcCCAGATGATAACTTCCCTGTGTTTGACCTATTGCTGTTGGGAATGGGGCCTGATGGACACACCTGTTCTCTTTTCCCAGACCACCCCCTTCTGGAG GAAACCAAGAAGATTGTGGCTCCTATCAGTGACTCTCCCAAACCACCGCCACAGCGTGTAACTATGACTTTCCCAGTGGTGAACTCTGCACGTTGTGTGGCTTTTATATCAACAGGAGGAAGCAAAGCACCCGTTTTGAAG GAAGTGTTGGAGGATGGAGAAGCTTCACCGTTTCCAGCAGCACGAGTTGTCCCAACTAAGGGCGAGCTGTTCTGGCTTGTTGATGAACCAGCAGCTGCCTCTTTAACTATCCAGGTAGAGAGGCTAGGCTCAGGAGCCAAGCTGTAG
- the LOC116317624 gene encoding zinc finger protein 572-like, whose amino-acid sequence MSTVFSFQTQLVSIMDALSKTAVMEISKLVEIESKMLKIEITRGRNEIASLTEKLQLMEKLLYMAQGGRQDATEVSLVARDGLENGVLETERTRLEIKSESPWESFSSETGSLHQAEEYAATELPNQPKEHPELVVVKEEPCEVDNGNTQQDRTAENRRETVIDTQKAPNVMQRPKHIADHQQPLFTDSFVPLSSLSSLSETARRETHWNPQLTPADTTLEVGKSLAQNITSQSLSVLRNMKLHNLRNSTTKRFGCLQCGKSFRCFSQLEIHQRSHTGEKPFRCTLCGKRYAQKGHLYTHQRTHTGEKPYRCPVCGKGFIQKCTLDMHQRTHTGEKPFVCIKCGKGFTKNCNLKKHLAVHLDPTSNVYGSDSSAPTFSGTFVNGNS is encoded by the exons atGTCGACAGTCTTCTCTTTCCAGACACAGCTCGTCTCCATCATGGATGCGTTATCCAAAACAGCTGTAATGGAAATAAGCAAACTGGTTGAAATCGAGTCAAAGATGCTCAAGATCGAGATAACTCGCGGGCGCAACGAAATCGCCTCGCTTACAGAGAAACTGCAgctgatggagaagctgcttTATATGGCACAGGGGGGCAGGCAGGATGCGACAGAAGTGAGCTTAGTTGCAAGGGACGGTTTAGAAAACGGAGTACTGGAGACTGAAAGGACAAGGCTTGAAATTAAAAG TGAAAGCCCGTGGGAAAGTTTTTCTTCTGAGACTGGCAGTTTGCATCAAGCTGAAGAGTATGCTGCAACAGAA CTTCCAAACCAACCCAAAGAGCACCCAGAACTGGTAGTGGTGAAAGAGGAGCCATGTGAGGTGGACAATGGAAACACTCAACAAGACAGGACAGCTGAAAACA GAAGAGAAACAGTCATAGACACCCAGAAGGCTCCAAATGTGATGCAGCGTCCCAAACACATTGCAGACCACCAGCAGCCACTGTTTACTGATAGCTTTGTGCCTCTAAGCTCCCTGTCATCTCTCAGCGAAACAGCGAGGAGGGAAACGCACTGGAACCCACAGCTTACACCTGCCGACACAACCCTAGAAGTTGGGAAAAGCTTGGCTCAAAATATAACCTCCCAAAGCTTAAGTGTGCTCAGGAATATGAAGCTTCATAACTTGAGGAACTCAACCACTAAGAGGTTTGGCTGCTTGCAGTGTGGCAAGAGCTTCAGATGCTTTAGTCAGCTTGAAATACACCAGAGAAGCCATACTGGGGAGAAGCCGTTCAGATGCACACTATGTGGAAAGCGATACGCACAAAAAGGACACCTGTATACACATCAGCGTACACACACTGGGGAGAAGCCGTATCGTTGTCCTGTTTGTGGAAAGGGCTTTATTCAGAAATGCACACTCGATATGCATCAGCGTACACACACTGGAGAAAAACCCTTTGTTTGTATCAAATGTGGCAAAGGCTTTACAAAGAACTGCAATCTGAAAAAACACCTCGCAGTACATCTTGATCCTACTTCAAACGTATATGGTAGTGACTCCAGTGCACCAACATTTAGTGGGACATTTGTAAATGGAAACTCTTAA